The window CAAAAGACATTGCAACTAATTTTCATTAACAGTTTCCATCCATCTTGTTCCATGATCCAAACGTTTAATGTTTCAATATTCATGCTGCCACCATACAAACCAATACGACCTTTCAAAGAAGGCAAACGATACAAATGATTTTCACCTATAAAATCTGGTCTTGGTACCTCTTTCAGTTCATctaatttcaggtcaaaatatATAATCGTAGAATTTCTGCCTACGAAGTGGTTAATTTTCCATTCTAGAGACCAGAATACATAACCGTCAACACTAATCCCCTTACTGCACTCATATGACCAATCATTGAGTGCTTGTACTTTAGGATGGTCACTCGTTTTCTTCATCCAATGATTCCTATTCACAGAACACACAGTATAAAACAATTTATAGATCAATATAACCTTGTAATCATCGACATTAGAATCATAACTAAATCCACAAGCATGTGGAGTTTTGCAACTATAAGCTTCCACATATGGACATTCAAAGATTCCATATTCATTGGTATAAGGATTCCACAAAGCATATGCTTTATAAGCCAAATGGCTCTTTAATAAAACCATACCATCACATGAACATAAGGCTGGAGCATGTTGAAATCTCTTTAGAGGAAATTTTTGTATTCTCATTGCAATTTGGGAATTTTCTAAGTCTCTAAACTCAAATTCACCATCATTTAATTGTACCAAGAGATTTTGGGGACTCGACGCTTTGGATTGATCATGGTGAGTTTTCTTGAATTTTTCGTCGGATATTATAACTTTCCATGGTTTAGAAACAGATCGAAAACGTAACAAAGATTTAACATGTAGCCTAATAAGGATGAAAAATAGAATATCATGTGGAAGAAAGATCATACTATGTTCCATGGCTGCTCTCTTTAGCGGGGTGCCAGTCATGTCTAGGGGATAGTTTACTGCAAGTTGTGTCGAAGGAAAAAAAACCTTCAATTAGGTTTTGTTTCATCACAAGTTTAGCTGATGCAACATATAAAGAAGGAAACGTGTTTTACTTCAATTTAAATTAGGCAAATTAAAAGGTAGCAAAATTTGTGAAGGTCTAGAACTGAAATAGGATCAAAACATATTGAGTTCTTAGTGTTTTATTTCAATGTAGGGAAGgcaaaaaatgaaagaataaaaaatatgtAGAGGTCTCGAACTGAAATAGTATAAAGACCTATTGTATTTAGAGTCCTTTCTGTATTGTACTCCTAATGTATACACATTTTTTTAATTTGCACCATATTATACCCTCTTATTTTCTAGTGCTATTTGTCCCCTAAGGCCCTTTTTTTTAAAAGCATCGGCAAAATTCATATTTGAACCATAATTAAGTGGATCAGAACTTTCATAACTTTAAACATTGAGGGTGTTTGAATCGACTTTTAAGCTAGTCAAACCAGCATTTAAACTCCTTTTAACTTATTTGATTATCTGGTAAAGACAAAAAGTAATTAAAACAAGTTAAAAGTACTTAAAATAAGCCAACGGCCATAAGTTGAGCAACCCTATCTTATTATTTTTGGGCTTAAAAACTACTTTAGTTTGAtcaataattttatcattttattcatCATATATTTTTCTAATTCATTTAGTTTGGGAAATCATATATTTAAGGCTTCATTAGCTTAATTTGAGTAAAATGCTTGAGGTGTGTGAGTGAGACTTGTACGTACCAACAATAAGTGTCTATCTCGTTCTAAGGATAATAATTAAGATGTCTATCTAATAATCACACTAACTTGGAGTGCGTATCTATGTATACTGATTATTTTATCTCTTCTAAtcaatatataaattatttgtatTAGAATTAAATTTTTTGTTAGTATTAACCACTTTATATTGATAACGACATTAAGgatattttagttattttaacGAAAAAGTGTTTATCAGCACCTTTTTACCTAACAACAAAAGAACTTTTTTACAACTTTAACACTTCTATTGTTTGTAACTAGTCTCTTGTTAAGAATCTCAATCAATATGTACCTAAAGCATCTATAATCATATACTTTGATATGAAGTTAGACGAATTGTTAGAGCTTCTGACCAGATTTTGTGTGTGAAAACGAGTTAGTTCGTTTTTCTACTCTGAAAGTTTATACGGTGGCAACCCCTT of the Nicotiana tabacum cultivar K326 chromosome 7, ASM71507v2, whole genome shotgun sequence genome contains:
- the LOC142161979 gene encoding putative F-box protein At3g16210 — translated: MTGTPLKRAAMEHSMIFLPHDILFFILIRLHVKSLLRFRSVSKPWKVIISDEKFKKTHHDQSKASSPQNLLVQLNDGEFEFRDLENSQIAMRIQKFPLKRFQHAPALCSCDGMVLLKSHLAYKAYALWNPYTNEYGIFECPYVEAYSCKTPHACGFSYDSNVDDYKVILIYKLFYTVCSVNRNHWMKKTSDHPKVQALNDWSYECSKGISVDGYVFWSLEWKINHFVGRNSTIIYFDLKLDELKEVPRPDFIGENHLYRLPSLKGRIGLYGGSMNIETLNVWIMEQDGWKLLMKISCNVFCKHFVGNVVLLGCTRSRGGPRI